A window of Sandaracinaceae bacterium contains these coding sequences:
- a CDS encoding hydroxymethylglutaryl-CoA lyase has protein sequence MGLFDALPDEVSVYEVSPRDGLQNEAVTVPTTRKVRLVEALVASGLSRIEITSFVSPKWVPQLADGDEVARSAPRTDGVTFSALCPNARGLERAREANIEEIAVFISASETHNRKNVNKTVEDTLAGFRDVIRPAVDQGVRVRGYVSTLWGCPYEGEIDPREGLRIAHALIEQGCYQVSLGDTIGVGNPVQTKRILELFLSEIPSEQLALHMHDTRGTALSNIVVGLEEGIRTFDASVGGLGGCPYAPGAAGNVATEDLVFMLHGMGVKTGVDLEKLVAAGQVAAAIVGHELPGKVHKAGVRSLSS, from the coding sequence ATGGGTCTCTTCGACGCGCTCCCCGACGAGGTCTCGGTCTACGAGGTCTCCCCCCGCGATGGCCTGCAGAACGAGGCCGTCACGGTGCCGACCACCCGGAAGGTCCGGCTCGTGGAGGCGCTCGTCGCGTCCGGGCTGAGCCGCATCGAGATCACCTCGTTCGTCTCGCCCAAGTGGGTCCCGCAGCTCGCGGACGGGGACGAGGTGGCGCGCAGCGCCCCGCGCACGGACGGCGTCACGTTCAGCGCGCTCTGCCCGAACGCGCGCGGGCTCGAGCGCGCCCGCGAGGCGAACATCGAGGAGATCGCGGTCTTCATCAGCGCGAGCGAGACGCACAACCGCAAGAACGTGAACAAGACGGTGGAGGACACCCTCGCGGGCTTCCGCGACGTGATCCGACCCGCCGTGGACCAGGGCGTGCGGGTCCGCGGGTACGTCTCGACCCTCTGGGGCTGCCCCTACGAGGGCGAGATCGACCCGCGCGAGGGGCTGCGCATCGCGCACGCGCTGATCGAGCAGGGCTGCTACCAGGTCTCGCTCGGCGACACGATCGGGGTCGGCAACCCGGTGCAGACCAAGCGCATCCTCGAGCTCTTCCTCTCGGAGATCCCGTCCGAGCAGCTCGCGCTCCACATGCACGACACCCGCGGCACCGCGCTCAGCAACATCGTGGTCGGCCTGGAAGAGGGCATCCGGACCTTCGACGCCTCCGTCGGCGGGCTCGGCGGCTGCCCCTACGCGCCCGGGGCGGCGGGCAACGTGGCCACCGAAGATCTCGTCTTCATGCTGCACGGCATGGGCGTGAAGACCGGGGTCGACCTCGAGAAGCTGGTCGCGGCCGGTCAGGTCGCCG